A window from Anser cygnoides isolate HZ-2024a breed goose chromosome 1, Taihu_goose_T2T_genome, whole genome shotgun sequence encodes these proteins:
- the LOC106041678 gene encoding interleukin-1 receptor-like 2 isoform X1: MAGKREKFSSLSWHNVGNITAKTLLSCKITTAFLSLIIAEKCEAYDVMFRHSLVPDGQPLAITCSLEKSLNFKSGDYNLTWYKAGNQTAVPRDKLSRIHQQKNLIWFLPAMVEDSGDYECVISCRNLTSYSKTSTKVTVFKRIDGSCLNEKFAVEEVVFTLSSAKVVCPHLSYFRNEKNILPVRWYKDCQLLKGRRFAFSNSDLVIFNVTVQDQGNYTCKTTYIYNGKRYNISRDVILTVAVSPPKKPPEISYPRNNSIEVELGSQVTVDCNTTGADGYEVFWTGNGVYIDVFYMSRIFARRYEEETSYDGRPMCSVKLIISEVNSEDYEQPFVCQASNAFGQVASYIILKHRVPDARPWLIGGLLSLLLLTFIILIIYKIFKIDLVLWYRDSGCAFVSKEETFVFFLDGKIYDAYVLYTKGSGGSSFYHLETFVLRILPSVLEQQCGYNLFILGRDDLPGEAVVSVADETLKQSRRLMIILASEAPSCLLEDACEQQLAMYNALIRDGTQVILIEMDEILDYTSMPESVRYIKQKHGAIQWKGDFSEKSSSANTKFWKNVRYQMPSKKKISHSEIYLLRQTLNSSTAKGN, from the exons ATGgctgggaaaagggagaaatttaGCTCTTTGTCATGGCATAATGTG gGAAACATTACAGCAAAAACGTTACTTTCCTGTAAGATCACAACAGCATTTCTGTCTTTAATTATTGCAG AGAAATGTGAAGCCTATGATGTGATGTTTAGGCACAGTCTTGTGCCTGATGGGCAGCCTCTTGCTATTACATGTTCTCTGGAAAAGAGCTTGAATTTTAAAAGTGGAGACTACAACTTAACATGGTATAAAGCTGGTAACCAGACAGCTGTGCCTAGAGACAAACTTTCTAGAATTCATCAGCAGAAGAATTTAATTTGGTTTCTCCCTGCAATGGTAGAAGATTCTGGAGATTACGAATGTGTCATAAG TTGCAGGAATTTGACAAGCTATAGCAAAACGTCTACAAAAGTAACAGTTTTCAAGAGGATTGATGGTTCAtgcttaaatgaaaaatttgctGTAGAGGAGGTGGTATTCACTTTATCATCTGCAAAGGTTGTGTGTCCACACTTGAGTTACTTCAGGAATGAGAAGAATATTCTGCCTGTTCGCTGGTATAAG GACTGTCAGCTATTGAAAGGGAGAAGGTTTGCCTTTTCAAACAGTGATCTTGTGATTTTCAATGTGACTGTGCAAGATCAAGGAAACTATACTTGCAAAACAACATATATCTACAATGGAAAGCGATATAACATTTCACGAGATGTTATTCTGACTGTAGCAG TGAGCCCACCAAAAAAGCCTCCAGAAATATCTTATCCACGAAACAACTCAATTGAAGTGGAACTTG GCTCACAGGTTACAGTGGATTGCAATACAACAGGTGCTGATGGGTATGAGGTGTTTTGGACAGGCAACGGTGTGTATATTGATGTATTTTATATGAGCAGAATTTTTGCAAGGCGTTATGA GGAGGAAACTTCTTATGATGGACGCCCTATGTGTTCTGTGAAGCTCATAATTTCAGAAGTGAATAGTGAAGATTATGAACAACCATTTGTCTGTCAAGCTTCAAATGCCTTTGGGCAGGTTGCATCCTATATTATACTAAAACACAGAG TTCCTGATGCACGGCCATGGCTGATTGGAGGGCTTCTCTCTTTGTTGcttttaacatttattattttaataatctatAAGATTTTCAAGATTGACCTGGTGCTTTGGTACCGGGATTCTGGATGTGCCTTTGTAAGTAAGGAAG aaacattCGTGTTTTTTTTAGATGGGAAAATCTATGATGCGTATGTCCTGTACACAAAAGGCAGCGGAGGCAGCAGCTTCTATCATCTGGAAACCTTTGTTCTTAGAATACTCCCCAGTGTTTTAGAACAACAATGTGGATATAATCTCTTTATATTAGGAAGGGATGATTTACCAGGAGAAG CTGTGGTCAGTGTTGCTGATGAAACCCTTAAGCAAAGCAGAAGGCTGATGATTATTTTGGCATCGGAAGCACCTAGCTGCCTGTTAGAAGATGCTTGTGAACAACAATTAGCTATGTATAATGCTCTCATCCGTGATGGGACTCAAGTAATTCTTATAGAAATGGATGAAATACTGGACTACACAAGCATGCCAGAATCAGTCAGGTACATTAAGCAAAAACATGGGGCTATCCAATGGAAAGGAGACTTCTCAGAAAAATCTTCTTCAGCAAATACaaaattctggaagaatgtacGCTATCAGATGccatctaagaaaaaaatatctcattctgaaatttatttattgcGCCAAACTTTGAACAGTTCCACAGCGAAGGGAAATTAA
- the LOC106041678 gene encoding interleukin-1 receptor-like 2 isoform X2 — protein MAGKREKFSSLSWHNVGNITAKTLLSCKITTAFLSLIIAEKCEAYDVMFRHSLVPDGQPLAITCSLEKSLNFKSGDYNLTWYKAGNQTAVPRDKLSRIHQQKNLIWFLPAMVEDSGDYECVISCRNLTSYSKTSTKVTVFKRIDGSCLNEKFAVEEVVFTLSSAKVVCPHLSYFRNEKNILPVRWYKDCQLLKGRRFAFSNSDLVIFNVTVQDQGNYTCKTTYIYNGKRYNISRDVILTVAVSPPKKPPEISYPRNNSIEVELGSQVTVDCNTTGADGYEVFWTGNGVYIDVFYMSRIFARRYEEETSYDGRPMCSVKLIISEVNSEDYEQPFVCQASNAFGQVASYIILKHRVPDARPWLIGGLLSLLLLTFIILIIYKIFKIDLVLWYRDSGCAFVSKEDGKIYDAYVLYTKGSGGSSFYHLETFVLRILPSVLEQQCGYNLFILGRDDLPGEAVVSVADETLKQSRRLMIILASEAPSCLLEDACEQQLAMYNALIRDGTQVILIEMDEILDYTSMPESVRYIKQKHGAIQWKGDFSEKSSSANTKFWKNVRYQMPSKKKISHSEIYLLRQTLNSSTAKGN, from the exons ATGgctgggaaaagggagaaatttaGCTCTTTGTCATGGCATAATGTG gGAAACATTACAGCAAAAACGTTACTTTCCTGTAAGATCACAACAGCATTTCTGTCTTTAATTATTGCAG AGAAATGTGAAGCCTATGATGTGATGTTTAGGCACAGTCTTGTGCCTGATGGGCAGCCTCTTGCTATTACATGTTCTCTGGAAAAGAGCTTGAATTTTAAAAGTGGAGACTACAACTTAACATGGTATAAAGCTGGTAACCAGACAGCTGTGCCTAGAGACAAACTTTCTAGAATTCATCAGCAGAAGAATTTAATTTGGTTTCTCCCTGCAATGGTAGAAGATTCTGGAGATTACGAATGTGTCATAAG TTGCAGGAATTTGACAAGCTATAGCAAAACGTCTACAAAAGTAACAGTTTTCAAGAGGATTGATGGTTCAtgcttaaatgaaaaatttgctGTAGAGGAGGTGGTATTCACTTTATCATCTGCAAAGGTTGTGTGTCCACACTTGAGTTACTTCAGGAATGAGAAGAATATTCTGCCTGTTCGCTGGTATAAG GACTGTCAGCTATTGAAAGGGAGAAGGTTTGCCTTTTCAAACAGTGATCTTGTGATTTTCAATGTGACTGTGCAAGATCAAGGAAACTATACTTGCAAAACAACATATATCTACAATGGAAAGCGATATAACATTTCACGAGATGTTATTCTGACTGTAGCAG TGAGCCCACCAAAAAAGCCTCCAGAAATATCTTATCCACGAAACAACTCAATTGAAGTGGAACTTG GCTCACAGGTTACAGTGGATTGCAATACAACAGGTGCTGATGGGTATGAGGTGTTTTGGACAGGCAACGGTGTGTATATTGATGTATTTTATATGAGCAGAATTTTTGCAAGGCGTTATGA GGAGGAAACTTCTTATGATGGACGCCCTATGTGTTCTGTGAAGCTCATAATTTCAGAAGTGAATAGTGAAGATTATGAACAACCATTTGTCTGTCAAGCTTCAAATGCCTTTGGGCAGGTTGCATCCTATATTATACTAAAACACAGAG TTCCTGATGCACGGCCATGGCTGATTGGAGGGCTTCTCTCTTTGTTGcttttaacatttattattttaataatctatAAGATTTTCAAGATTGACCTGGTGCTTTGGTACCGGGATTCTGGATGTGCCTTTGTAAGTAAGGAAG ATGGGAAAATCTATGATGCGTATGTCCTGTACACAAAAGGCAGCGGAGGCAGCAGCTTCTATCATCTGGAAACCTTTGTTCTTAGAATACTCCCCAGTGTTTTAGAACAACAATGTGGATATAATCTCTTTATATTAGGAAGGGATGATTTACCAGGAGAAG CTGTGGTCAGTGTTGCTGATGAAACCCTTAAGCAAAGCAGAAGGCTGATGATTATTTTGGCATCGGAAGCACCTAGCTGCCTGTTAGAAGATGCTTGTGAACAACAATTAGCTATGTATAATGCTCTCATCCGTGATGGGACTCAAGTAATTCTTATAGAAATGGATGAAATACTGGACTACACAAGCATGCCAGAATCAGTCAGGTACATTAAGCAAAAACATGGGGCTATCCAATGGAAAGGAGACTTCTCAGAAAAATCTTCTTCAGCAAATACaaaattctggaagaatgtacGCTATCAGATGccatctaagaaaaaaatatctcattctgaaatttatttattgcGCCAAACTTTGAACAGTTCCACAGCGAAGGGAAATTAA
- the LOC106041678 gene encoding interleukin-1 receptor type 1-like isoform X3 — MFRHSLVPDGQPLAITCSLEKSLNFKSGDYNLTWYKAGNQTAVPRDKLSRIHQQKNLIWFLPAMVEDSGDYECVISCRNLTSYSKTSTKVTVFKRIDGSCLNEKFAVEEVVFTLSSAKVVCPHLSYFRNEKNILPVRWYKDCQLLKGRRFAFSNSDLVIFNVTVQDQGNYTCKTTYIYNGKRYNISRDVILTVAVSPPKKPPEISYPRNNSIEVELGSQVTVDCNTTGADGYEVFWTGNGVYIDVFYMSRIFARRYEEETSYDGRPMCSVKLIISEVNSEDYEQPFVCQASNAFGQVASYIILKHRVPDARPWLIGGLLSLLLLTFIILIIYKIFKIDLVLWYRDSGCAFVSKEETFVFFLDGKIYDAYVLYTKGSGGSSFYHLETFVLRILPSVLEQQCGYNLFILGRDDLPGEAVVSVADETLKQSRRLMIILASEAPSCLLEDACEQQLAMYNALIRDGTQVILIEMDEILDYTSMPESVRYIKQKHGAIQWKGDFSEKSSSANTKFWKNVRYQMPSKKKISHSEIYLLRQTLNSSTAKGN, encoded by the exons ATGTTTAGGCACAGTCTTGTGCCTGATGGGCAGCCTCTTGCTATTACATGTTCTCTGGAAAAGAGCTTGAATTTTAAAAGTGGAGACTACAACTTAACATGGTATAAAGCTGGTAACCAGACAGCTGTGCCTAGAGACAAACTTTCTAGAATTCATCAGCAGAAGAATTTAATTTGGTTTCTCCCTGCAATGGTAGAAGATTCTGGAGATTACGAATGTGTCATAAG TTGCAGGAATTTGACAAGCTATAGCAAAACGTCTACAAAAGTAACAGTTTTCAAGAGGATTGATGGTTCAtgcttaaatgaaaaatttgctGTAGAGGAGGTGGTATTCACTTTATCATCTGCAAAGGTTGTGTGTCCACACTTGAGTTACTTCAGGAATGAGAAGAATATTCTGCCTGTTCGCTGGTATAAG GACTGTCAGCTATTGAAAGGGAGAAGGTTTGCCTTTTCAAACAGTGATCTTGTGATTTTCAATGTGACTGTGCAAGATCAAGGAAACTATACTTGCAAAACAACATATATCTACAATGGAAAGCGATATAACATTTCACGAGATGTTATTCTGACTGTAGCAG TGAGCCCACCAAAAAAGCCTCCAGAAATATCTTATCCACGAAACAACTCAATTGAAGTGGAACTTG GCTCACAGGTTACAGTGGATTGCAATACAACAGGTGCTGATGGGTATGAGGTGTTTTGGACAGGCAACGGTGTGTATATTGATGTATTTTATATGAGCAGAATTTTTGCAAGGCGTTATGA GGAGGAAACTTCTTATGATGGACGCCCTATGTGTTCTGTGAAGCTCATAATTTCAGAAGTGAATAGTGAAGATTATGAACAACCATTTGTCTGTCAAGCTTCAAATGCCTTTGGGCAGGTTGCATCCTATATTATACTAAAACACAGAG TTCCTGATGCACGGCCATGGCTGATTGGAGGGCTTCTCTCTTTGTTGcttttaacatttattattttaataatctatAAGATTTTCAAGATTGACCTGGTGCTTTGGTACCGGGATTCTGGATGTGCCTTTGTAAGTAAGGAAG aaacattCGTGTTTTTTTTAGATGGGAAAATCTATGATGCGTATGTCCTGTACACAAAAGGCAGCGGAGGCAGCAGCTTCTATCATCTGGAAACCTTTGTTCTTAGAATACTCCCCAGTGTTTTAGAACAACAATGTGGATATAATCTCTTTATATTAGGAAGGGATGATTTACCAGGAGAAG CTGTGGTCAGTGTTGCTGATGAAACCCTTAAGCAAAGCAGAAGGCTGATGATTATTTTGGCATCGGAAGCACCTAGCTGCCTGTTAGAAGATGCTTGTGAACAACAATTAGCTATGTATAATGCTCTCATCCGTGATGGGACTCAAGTAATTCTTATAGAAATGGATGAAATACTGGACTACACAAGCATGCCAGAATCAGTCAGGTACATTAAGCAAAAACATGGGGCTATCCAATGGAAAGGAGACTTCTCAGAAAAATCTTCTTCAGCAAATACaaaattctggaagaatgtacGCTATCAGATGccatctaagaaaaaaatatctcattctgaaatttatttattgcGCCAAACTTTGAACAGTTCCACAGCGAAGGGAAATTAA